The following proteins come from a genomic window of Amaranthus tricolor cultivar Red isolate AtriRed21 chromosome 14, ASM2621246v1, whole genome shotgun sequence:
- the LOC130799802 gene encoding uncharacterized protein LOC130799802 isoform X1 produces MEEEESDQLPNTFNDWESLPSSTHSHNQSTLQTHHYNNHNNDHNLSIFPPINHEGLPVPSLPLHAPPSFSIPNSKSNSLTSSSSSLPKPCDVSPFSTWFNFALHFWNSKLTRLRSRGAFSFIFPVATTVSFLGFLWFWIRWRRRVCSSTGKESIDRLKVLIKEKDEKIIQLLEQVAQMNKLLLARYRIPVLRSC; encoded by the exons atggaggaagaagaatcagATCAACTACCCAACACGTTCAACGACTGGGAATCTCTTCCCTCTTCCACCCATTCTCACAATCAATCTACTCTTCAAACCCATCATTACAATAACCATAACAATGACCACAATCTGTCAATCTTCCCACCCATTAATCATGAAGGCCTCCCAGTTCCATCCCTTCCTCTTCATGCACCTCCTTCTTTCTCCATTCCTAATTCTAAGTCTAATTCTTTgacttcttcctcttcttccctACCCAAACCCTGCGACGTTTCCCCCTTTAGTACTTGGTTCAATTTTGCCCTCCATTTTTGGAATTCTAAACTCACTCGCCTCCGTTCTCGTGGGGCTTTCTCATTCATTTTTCCCGTGGCTACTACGGTGTCGTTTCTGGGGTTTTTGTGGTTTTGGATTCGGTGGCGGCGGAGGGTATGTAGTTCTACTGGAAAGGAGAGTATTGATCGATTGAAGGTTCTAATTAAGGAAAAAGACGAg AAGATTATTCAGCTCTTGGAACAGGTTGCTCAGATGAATAAGTTGTTGCTGGCAAGATACAGAATTCCAGTGCTGAGGAGTTGCTGA
- the LOC130799801 gene encoding probable xyloglucan 6-xylosyltransferase 5: protein MGRVNATNTKPTSSGMLLRWRQVNKTINNVKLTLLSGFITILVLRGTIGIGNLNSSSDNRNLMDETTRVLAEMHSSNDPDGQTSKAQFNPNETYTLGPKINNWNMLRKNWLKENPGFPSVIRGKERILLISGSSPDPCENPFGDHYLVKGVKNKIDYCRLHGMEIIYNMANLDTVMSGFWAKLPLIRKLILSHPEIEWFWWLDSDALFTDMVFEVPLRKYKDHNLVIHGFPDLLFEQNSWIALNTGSFLLRNCQWSLDLLDAWAPMGPKGPVRDEAGKLLTAKLKGRPDFEADDQSALIYLLLSEKKWLDKVFIENSYYLHGYWMDLVDKYEEMSDRYHPGYGDDRWPFVTHFVGCKPCQKSGDHSAEKCLKSMERAFNFADNQVLKLYGLRHGSLLNPNSKAFRDETDNPLKFVDELDIRRHIGNGSSNQKAH from the coding sequence atgggtcgtGTAAACGCTACTAACACGAAACCAACAAGCTCAGGGATGTTACTGCGCTGGAGACAAGTGAACAAAACAATCAATAATGTTAAGCTCACTCTCTTAAGTGGGTTCATAACCATACTCGTGCTAAGGGGCACTATTGGGATCGGGAACCTTAATAGCTCCTCAGACAATCGGAATCTTATGGATGAGACTACTCGAGTACTTGCTGAAATGCATTCGAGTAATGACCCCGATGGGCAGACGAGCAAGGCACAATTCAACCCCAACGAGACCTACACGTTGGGGCCAAAGATTAATAACTGGAATATGCTACGAAAAAATTGGCTAAAAGAGAACCCGGGTTTTCCCAGTGTAATACGTGGGAAAGAACGAATTTTGCTCATCTCTGGCTCATCGCCCGACCCTTGTGAGAACCCGTTTGGTGATCACTATTTAGTTAAGGGTGTTAAGAATAAGATTGATTATTGTAGGTTACATGGGATGGAGATTATATACAATATGGCTAATTTAGATACGGTAATGTCAGGTTTTTGGGCAAAATTACCCTTAATTAGAAAGTTGATACTTTCTCATCCAGAAATAGAATGGTTTTGGTGGTTAGATAGTGATGCACTCTTTACTGATATGGTGTTTGAAGTTCCTCTTAGAAAGTACAAAGACCATAACCTTGTAATCCATGGATTCCCCGATTTGCTATTCGAGCAAAACTCATGGATTGCACTCAACACTGGAAGCTTCCTACTTCGGAACTGTCAGTGGTCGTTGGACTTACTAGACGCTTGGGCACCCATGGGTCCTAAAGGTCCAGTTAGAGATGAAGCCGGAAAACTCCTTACAGCAAAACTGAAAGGACGGCCAGATTTTGAGGCGGATGATCAATCCGCCTTAATATACTTGTTGCTATCGGAAAAGAAGTGGTTAGACAAAGTGTTTATAGAAAACTCGTACTACTTACATGGGTATTGGATGGATTTGGTCGATAAGTATGAAGAAATGAGCGATAGATACCATCCGGGATATGGGGATGATCGATGGCCTTTCGTGACTCATTTTGTAGGGTGCAAGCCTTGTCAGAAGTCCGGGGATCACTCAGCCGAGAAGTGCTTGAAGAGCATGGAACGGGCATTCAATTTCGCGGACAATCAAGTTCTTAAGCTCTATGGGTTAAGGCATGGAAGTTTACTCAATCCTAACAGCAAGGCATTCAGGGATGAAACTGATAATCCTCTTAAATTTGTGGATGAACTTGATATCCGAAGGCACATAGGCAATGGCTCATCAAATCAAAAGGcacattaa
- the LOC130799575 gene encoding uncharacterized protein LOC130799575 — protein MSSNVENSSLIANFSDGIDDVEEFSNEGKSSMSYERFQQLFEFVQGGNQAFRCGRYEEAINYYSQAILVKPGDPIILSNRCAAYIRLSLFLKSRAPDVSECNPLYGLDPTTHAELALKDAEKVMSCRDNAIKSYILQADALFLLEKYELARDAVIAGLQLDPHSTHLQALLMILEKLCAGIVCGRSRGKLERTDEFDCTLCLKLLYEPVTTPCGHSFCRSCLFQSMDRSNKCPLCRTVLFITPRTCAISVTLNNIIQKNFSEEYAERKSENDNLVKLGVDLMPLFVMDAVLPCEKLPLNIFEPRYRLMVRRIMEGNHRMGMVTLDSTTGHIADFACEVEITECEPLPDGRFYIEVEGRRRFRILRSWDQDGYRVAEVEWIHDIYPPEGTRERKDLQETTNHAAEFARMWMMRAKEAAKQDRRRLAELLNVEAMMPSHEDPERFSFWLITLTRRRPSERLELLRLKDSLERIRCGLIYLRQEEQGCRLQ, from the exons atgtCGTCTAATGTGGAGAATTCATCGCTGATCGCTAACTTCTCCGACGGCATTGATGATGTTGAAGAATTT TCGAATGAGGGAAAATCGTCTATGTCATATGAGAGATTTCAACAGTTGTTTGAGTTTGTGCAAGGTGGAAATCAAGCTTTTCGTTGTGGTAGATATGAGGAG gcAATTAATTATTATTCACAAGCCATTCTTGTCAAACCGGGGGATCCGATTATTCTGAGCAATAGATGTGCAGCTTACATAAG GTTAagcctttttttaaaaagtcgGGCCCCTGATGTTTCTGAATGTAATCCATTGTATGGGCTGGATCCAACAACACATGCTGAA CTTGCATTGAAGGATGCTGAAAAGGTGATGAGCTGTAGAGATAATGCTATTAAGTCGTACATATTGCAAGCTGATGCTCTTTTCTTG TTAGAGAAATATGAGCTGGCACGTGATGCTGTTATTGCTGGTCTGCAGCTGGATCCACATAG CACCCATCTTCAAGCTCTTCTAATGATTTTGGAGAAATTGTGTGCTGGTATAGTTTGTGGAAGAAGCCGTGGAAAACTAGAACGTACTGATGAGTTTGATTGTACCCTATGCCTAAAGCTACTATATGAGCCTGTTACCACGCCTTGCGGTCACTCATTTTGTCGCTCATGTCTATTTCAGTCGATGGACCGAA GTAATAAATGTCCACTTTGTAGAACTGTGCTTTTTATCACTCCAAGGACATGTGCTATCAG TGTAACTTTAAACAACATCATACAGAAAAATTTCTCAGAGGAGTATGCTGAGAGGAAATCAGAAAATGACAATTTGGTAAAACTCGGTGTTGATTTGATGCCACTTTTTGTGATGGACGCTGTGCTCCCTTGTGAAAAGTTGCCACTCAATATTTTTGAACCTCGCTACAGACTTATG GTTAGGAGGATAATGGAAGGGAATCATCGGATGGGAATG GTCACACTCGATTCCACAACAGGTCACATTGCTGACTTTGCTTGTGAAGTGGAGATAACAGA ATGTGAGCCACTTCCTGATGGACGCTTCTATATAGAG GTTGAAGGACGCAGAAGGTTTCGCATCCTTCGATCTTGGGATCAAGATGG TTACCGTGTTGCAGAGGTAGAATGGATACATGATATATATCCACCAGAAGGAACAAGAGAGAGAAAAGAT CTGCAGGAAACGACAAATCATGCTGCAGAGTTTGCTCGAATGTGGATGATGAGGGCAAAAGAAGCAGCAAAACAAG ATCGAAGACGTCTCGCTGAGCTCCTTAATGTGGAAGCTATGATGCCCTCACATGAGGATCCTGAGCGTTTCAGCTTCTGG CTAATCACTTTAACAAGGAGAAGACCATCCGAGAGACTAGAACTTCTACGATTAAAAGACTCATTAGAG AGAATAAGATGTGGATTGATTTACCTTAGACAAGAAGAGCAAGGCTGTAGGTTACAATAG
- the LOC130799802 gene encoding uncharacterized protein LOC130799802 isoform X2, with translation MEEEESDQLPNTFNDWESLPSSTHSHNQSTLQTHHYNNHNNDHNLSIFPPINHEGLPVPSLPLHAPPSFSIPNSKSNSLTSSSSSLPKPCDVSPFSTWFNFALHFWNSKLTRLRSRGAFSFIFPVATTVSFLGFLWFWIRWRRRVCSSTGKESIDRLKVLIKEKDEIIQLLEQVAQMNKLLLARYRIPVLRSC, from the exons atggaggaagaagaatcagATCAACTACCCAACACGTTCAACGACTGGGAATCTCTTCCCTCTTCCACCCATTCTCACAATCAATCTACTCTTCAAACCCATCATTACAATAACCATAACAATGACCACAATCTGTCAATCTTCCCACCCATTAATCATGAAGGCCTCCCAGTTCCATCCCTTCCTCTTCATGCACCTCCTTCTTTCTCCATTCCTAATTCTAAGTCTAATTCTTTgacttcttcctcttcttccctACCCAAACCCTGCGACGTTTCCCCCTTTAGTACTTGGTTCAATTTTGCCCTCCATTTTTGGAATTCTAAACTCACTCGCCTCCGTTCTCGTGGGGCTTTCTCATTCATTTTTCCCGTGGCTACTACGGTGTCGTTTCTGGGGTTTTTGTGGTTTTGGATTCGGTGGCGGCGGAGGGTATGTAGTTCTACTGGAAAGGAGAGTATTGATCGATTGAAGGTTCTAATTAAGGAAAAAGACGAg ATTATTCAGCTCTTGGAACAGGTTGCTCAGATGAATAAGTTGTTGCTGGCAAGATACAGAATTCCAGTGCTGAGGAGTTGCTGA
- the LOC130800283 gene encoding pentatricopeptide repeat-containing protein At4g02750-like yields the protein MAVPAFAKHISCFYVFNSRNCVLFAKAYGFFRGLRSNSFDSSNNHDTFSWNTKITSCFKTGDIDSARKLFEEMPQRNVVTWNCMISGFGKNHMIDEARHIFNVMPTKNLVSWTAMLSGYIECSKLEEARVLFNQIHNKIKTHVCWDIMLNGYIKFGRVDDARKLFDQCSNPDVGLYKRMLSGYVKEGCVKEAYELFSSMPRHDLASWTCMITCYARAGLINEAKAMVDDIPFEKDAQAWTAIIRSYMQCGMVDEGLKTFHSMANKDIVVWNCVIAGLVENGRLKEALELYGKMSEKNIISSNSILYGFVREGDMINALNFFVNNMILKDTASWNTLISGFSTLEALIWYSRMIRHKFRPDQTTYTTIMSICGALALHSWGKAIHQQIIKASYVHDLLVSSSLISMYSKCGLIDDAETLFRSMDYRDTVTWNTMIVAQAYHGSAGKALELHSCMIQTGCKPNHVTFLALLTACAHWGLVKEGQNHFKSMETEHNITPMPEHYACMIDLFGRSGMLYEAYELLKQLPLHNFPSYGWETLLNYCKLHGNFALGEIVSEKILITNRLSAEMNVLVSNMYAAKGLYDESENIRTEMKERDVKKEVGCSWIELGGSVCKFVYNDKSHPKTEEIYREIENLSVVIKKIGTII from the coding sequence ATGGCTGTTCCAGCTTTTGCGAAACACATTTCCTGTTTCTACGTTTTCAATTCTCGAAATTGCGTGCTCTTTGCTAAAGCATACGGTTTCTTTCGGGGTTTAAGGAGTAATTCAtttgattcatcaaataatCATGATACTTTCTCATGGAACACGAAAATTACATCTTGCTTTAAAACTGGTGATATTGACTCTGCACGTAAACTGTTCGAAGAAATGCCGCAAAGAAATGTGGTGACTTGGAATTGTATGATATCTGGGTTTGGTAAAAACCACATGATTGATGAAGCAAGGCACATTTTTAATGTTATGCCCACCAAGAATCTTGTTTCATGGACTGCAATGTTAAGTGGGTATATTGAGTGTTCTAAGTTGGAAGAAGCTCGGGTTTTGTTCAATCAAATACACAATAAAATCAAAACCCATGTTTGTTGGGATATAATGTTAAATGGGTATATAAAATTTGGAAGAGTTGATGATGCTAGAAAATTATTTGATCAATGCAGTAATCCTGATGTTGGTCTTTACAAAAGAATGTTGAGTGGTTATGTTAAAGAGGGATGTGTTAAAGAAGCATATGAGCTATTCTCGAGCATGCCGAGGCATGATCTAGCTTCATGGACTTGTATGATAACTTGTTATGCAAGAGCAGGTCTTATAAATGAGGCAAAAGCTATGGTTGATGATATTCCTTTCGAAAAAGACGCGCAAGCTTGGACTGCTATTATCCGCAGTTATATGCAATGTGGTATGGTTGATGAAGGTTTGAAAACTTTCCACTCAATGGCAAATAAGGACATTGTTGTATGGAATTGTGTGATTGCTGGACTTGTTGAGAATGGTAGATTGAAAGAGGCTCTAGAATTGTATGGGAAGATGTCAGAGAAGAATATCATTTCATCAAATTCGATACTATATGGGTTTGTCCGTGAGGGAGACATGATAAACGCGCTAAATTTCTTCGTAAACAATATGATTCTTAAAGATACAGCTTCATGGAATACATTGATTTCAGGTTTTTCGACATTGGAAGCTTTAATCTGGTATTCTCGGATGATAAGACATAAATTTAGGCCCGATCAAACAACATACACAACCATAATGTCTATATGTGGTGCACTTGCTCTGCACAGTTGGGGTAAAGCAATCCATCAACAAATAATCAAGGCGAGCTATGTACATGATCTATTGGTTTCGAGTTCACTTATATCTATGTATTCCAAATGCGGGCTAATAGACGATGCAGAAACATTGTTCAGGAGCATGGATTACCGAGATACTGTGACTTGGAACACCATGATAGTGGCACAAGCCTACCATGGATCGGCAGGTAAAGCACTCGAGCTTCATTCTTGTATGATCCAAACAGGCTGTAAACCTAACCACGTTACATTTTTAGCCCTTTTAACTGCTTGTGCACACTGGGGTCTAGTTAAAGAGGGACAAAATCATTTCAAGTCTATGGAAACCGAGCACAATATTACTCCGATGCCTGAGCATTATGCTTGTATGATCGATCTCTTTGGAAGATCGGGCATGTTATATGAGGCATATGAGTTACTTAAACAATTGCCATTGCATAATTTTCCATCTTATGGTTGGGAAACCTTACTAAACTATTGTAAGTTACATGGAAATTTTGCACTTGGGGAGATCGTTTCAGAAAAGATTTTGATAACTAATCGTTTGAGTGCAGAGATGAATGTACTAGTATCGAATATGTATGCTGCGAAAGGATTGTATGATGAATCAGAAAACATTAGAACAGAGATGAAAGAAAGGGATGTGAAGAAAGAAGTGGGTTGTAGTTGGATAGAATTAGGGGGATCAGTCTGTAAATTTGTGTATAATGACAAGTCTCATCCAAAAACAGAGGAAATTTACAGGGAAATTGAGAATCTTTCTGTCGTTATCAAAAAAATTGGTACAATTATATGA
- the LOC130799197 gene encoding uncharacterized protein LOC130799197, with protein MITIIDAPTITRFLLRKLLDIEEHNFLLVLVPFIYLTLALIPRWSNTLHMPRTSPDTSFSPSNDLFSLVSLKLCQTISSSIITLPFSLSFLLLAKSSIIHFLTQNQKPSSFIDLYNPILSTHLCNTFILFATNATCFSLVFLTFNFLEGFHLNSPKWVLLFSIISAIFYSIILANALIICNLALISSGIERKGGFLSILKAWVLIKGKTSTALALAVPINLGLAAIEALFHLRIVANSHKPKFHSNAIWLVALEGVLIAYIYAMILVLDVIMSCIFYQSCKEEYYNGANYDHVCFKKVEECCYCDYNVEKLKGLEEFV; from the exons ATGATTACTATAATTGATGCCCCT ACAATAACTAGATTCTTGTTACGGAAACTCCTGGACATTGAAGAGCATAATTTTCTTCTTGTACTGGTTCCTTTCATATACCTAACTCTA GCACTCATTCCTCGATGGTCGAATACCTTGCACATGCCCAGAACCAGCCCTGACACGAGTTTTTCTCCTTCCAATGATTTATTTTCCCTTGTTAGCCTAAAACTATGTCAAACAATATCCTCCTCTATAATCACTCTCCCATTTTCACTATCCTTTCTTCTTTTAGCCAAATCATCAATCATCCATTTTCTtacacaaaatcaaaaaccatCTTCATTCATTGATCTTTACAACCCAATTCTTTCAACTCATCTTTGCAACACTTTCATCCTTTTTGCAACAAATGCAACatgtttttcccttgttttctTAACATTCAACTTCTTAGAAGGATTCCATCTCAATTCCCCTAAATGGGTTCTTCTCTTTTCAATCATAAGTGCCATTTTCTATTCAATTATCCTTGCAAATGCACTAATTATATGCAATTTAGCCCTAATTTCATCAGGAATTGAAAGGAAAGGTGGGTTTTTATCAATTCTTAAAGCTTGGGTCTTGATCAAAGGGAAAACTTCAACTGCATTGGCTTTAGCTGTGCCTATTAATCTTGGTCTTGCTGCAATTGAGGCTTTGTTTCATCTTAGAATTGTAGCAAATTCACATAAACCCAAGTTTCATAGTAATGCAATTTGGCTTGTTGCCCTAGAAGGAGTTCTTATTGCTTACATTTATGCAATGATATTAGTTCTTGATGTAATTATGAGTTGTATTTTCTATCAAAGTTGCAAGGAAGAGTATTATAATGGTGCAAATTATGATCATGTATGTTTTAAGAAGGTTGAAGAGtgttgttattgtgattataatgtagaaaaattaaaagGGTTAGAAGAATTTGTGTAA